In the Engystomops pustulosus chromosome 2, aEngPut4.maternal, whole genome shotgun sequence genome, one interval contains:
- the LOC140116741 gene encoding protein kinase C theta type-like, whose product MAVKVVLKTPDNTAMLMRERRILQKARECPFLCHLYAAHQSQHGAYFITEYLSGGSLQALIRMCGSLNIDNVRFYTAEIVCGLQFLHGHNIVHRDLKPGNIMLDRSGHIRIIDLGLARDGVTSSNKTRGVVGTTCFMAPEVLLDEEYDAAVDWWSLGIVVSMMSSGYSPFYYGPIRSEAVESIITEMPEIPPWLASDLKHLIKNLLRKNPEMRLGVSGNIRHHPFFDSIGWEDLEAGRAQPPFTPFRAVLKNKHLQWPGDETPTNPVAEFSYMSPSWARMMERSRL is encoded by the exons ATGGCCGTGAAAGTTGTCCTCAAAACACCGGACAATACAGCAATGTTGATGAGAGAGCGACGGATACTCCAAAAAGCCCGAGAGTGCCCATTCCTATGCCATCTGTATGCCGCACATCAGTCTCAGCACGGGGCGTATTTCATCACGGAGTATCTGTCCGGCGGCAGCCTGCAGGCGTTAATCAGAATGTGCGGCAGCTTGAACATCGATAATGTGAGATTCTACACAGCAGAGATAGTATGTGGCCTCCAATTCCTCCATGGACATAACATCGTCCACAGAGATCTAAAGCCAGGAAACATCATGCTGGATAGAAGTGGGCACATCCGCATCATCGACCTGGGCCTTGCCCGCGATGGTGTCACCTCCTCCAATAAGACCCGTGGAGTGGTGGGCACAACCTGTTTTATGGCCCCAGAGGTGCTGCTGGATGAGGAATATGACGCAGCAGTTGACTGGTGGAGCCTGGGGATTGTTGTGTCCATGATGTCATCCGGATACTCCCCATTTTACTATGGGCCCATCAGGAGTGAGGCGGTCGAGTCCATCATCACCGAAATGCCAGAAATACCACCCTGGCTGGCCTCCGATTTAAAACATCTGATTAAAAACCTGCTGCGGAAAAATCCTGAGATGCGGCTGGGTGTGTCCGGTAACATCAGACACCATCCCTTCTTTGACAGCATTGGCTGGGAGGATCTTGAGGCCGGGAGAGCACAGCCCCCATTTACACCATTCAGGGCCGTTCTGAAGAACAAACACCTGCAGTGGCCGGGAGATGAAACACCTACTAACCCCGTGGCCGAATTCTCCTACATGTCACCTAGCTGGGCCCG GATGATGGAGAGATCCAGATTGTAA